A stretch of the Streptomyces ortus genome encodes the following:
- a CDS encoding alpha-2,8-polysialyltransferase family protein, producing the protein MRTQIFMASTLYGTATLAAAVDAGCFRPADRRVLLVSNNAATPETTPGVDEMPGFTQLRSRFDDVISWNETISPFHPGGWAPRLDDVPLWERHLRLAWGLGDDDVELVVESIQVNPALGLTQIFTGAPVTVYADGLMSYGPTRNKLDPLVGTRIDRLLHLDLVPGLTPLLLTEFGVGPEIVPTTVFTDVLTELVKTGDELPAIDEPALLLGQYLSALGILTAEEEEDLHVRMLKGAVALGHERIVFKPHPSAPARWSRALEKEATRIGADLTVLDTPVLAEVLYQRMRPALVVGCFSTALLTASALYGLPVARIGTEPLLERLTPYENSNRVPVTIVDALLPELTDRAAVTAQRQGMTADELSELVRAVGFAMQPKIYPDTRPGAERYLTERLNTDTWRYFKRRRLTSLGLPGAVPAQLAFIPRNATVRRVAKRARSLKRATLG; encoded by the coding sequence GTGAGGACCCAGATCTTCATGGCGTCGACGCTGTACGGCACGGCGACACTCGCCGCCGCCGTCGACGCCGGCTGCTTCCGCCCCGCGGACCGGCGCGTCCTGCTCGTCTCCAACAACGCCGCGACCCCCGAGACGACACCCGGCGTCGACGAGATGCCCGGCTTCACGCAGTTGCGCAGCCGGTTCGACGACGTGATCTCGTGGAACGAGACCATCTCCCCGTTCCACCCGGGCGGCTGGGCCCCGCGGCTCGACGACGTACCGCTGTGGGAACGGCATCTGCGGCTCGCCTGGGGACTCGGCGACGACGACGTCGAGCTGGTCGTCGAGTCGATCCAGGTGAACCCCGCGCTCGGCCTCACCCAGATCTTCACCGGCGCCCCCGTCACCGTCTACGCCGACGGCCTGATGAGTTACGGCCCGACCCGCAACAAGCTCGACCCGCTGGTCGGCACCCGGATCGACCGGCTCCTGCACCTCGACCTGGTGCCGGGCCTCACCCCCTTGCTCCTCACGGAGTTCGGCGTCGGACCGGAGATCGTGCCGACCACGGTCTTCACCGACGTCCTGACCGAACTCGTCAAGACGGGCGACGAGTTGCCCGCCATCGACGAACCGGCCCTGCTGCTCGGCCAGTACCTCTCCGCCCTTGGCATCCTCACCGCCGAGGAGGAGGAGGACCTGCACGTACGGATGCTCAAGGGCGCCGTCGCCCTCGGGCACGAGCGGATCGTGTTCAAACCGCACCCCAGCGCGCCGGCCCGCTGGTCGCGCGCCCTGGAGAAGGAGGCGACGCGGATCGGCGCCGACCTCACGGTGCTCGACACCCCGGTCCTCGCCGAGGTGCTCTACCAGCGGATGCGGCCCGCGCTCGTCGTCGGCTGCTTCTCCACCGCACTGCTCACGGCCTCCGCGCTGTACGGCCTCCCGGTCGCCCGCATCGGCACCGAACCCCTCCTCGAACGCCTCACCCCGTACGAGAACAGCAACCGCGTCCCCGTCACGATCGTGGACGCGCTGCTCCCGGAGCTGACGGACCGCGCGGCGGTCACCGCACAGCGTCAGGGCATGACCGCCGACGAACTGTCCGAGCTGGTACGGGCCGTGGGCTTCGCCATGCAGCCCAAGATCTACCCGGACACCCGGCCGGGCGCCGAGCGGTACCTGACCGAGCGTCTGAACACCGACACCTGGCGCTACTTCAAGCGGCGGCGCCTCACCTCGCTGGGACTGCCCGGCGCGGTACCGGCGCAGCTCGCCTTCATCCCACGCAACGCGACGGTACGCCGGGTGGCCAAGCGCGCCCGATCCCTGAAGAGGGCCACTCTCGGATGA
- a CDS encoding glycosyltransferase family 2 protein — protein MVKLSVIVPFYNVQQYAPDTLKSLRANARDDFEFILVDDCSRDETPDILARAERELPGAVHVRHEQNGGLATARNTGIDAARGEYLTFLDGDDWLAPGYYEQLLASIEELGCDFVRTDHVQCTARARSVHRVPYGRRGVVLDPREAILPADRSTSVDYAYAWAGIYHRRLADRGLLHFTDGLRTAEDRPWIWKLHREAESFATVGLLGVFYRRGVASSLTQIGDVRQLDFIRAFDQVVSETAEDRDADKLLPKAVRTYCAIISHHLGSIERFEPPVARKLKSMSAVALRRMPQDVLDDALDSMDIQRATRLRRLRRRPAAAGVSA, from the coding sequence GTGGTCAAGCTCTCCGTCATCGTGCCGTTCTACAACGTGCAGCAATATGCGCCCGACACCCTGAAGAGTCTGCGTGCCAACGCACGCGACGACTTCGAGTTCATTCTCGTCGACGACTGCTCCCGCGACGAGACGCCGGACATCCTCGCGCGCGCGGAGCGCGAGCTCCCGGGCGCGGTGCATGTCAGACACGAGCAGAACGGAGGACTGGCCACCGCGCGCAACACCGGCATCGACGCGGCGCGGGGCGAGTACCTCACGTTCCTCGACGGGGACGACTGGCTCGCCCCCGGCTATTACGAGCAACTGCTCGCCTCCATCGAGGAGTTGGGCTGCGACTTCGTGCGCACGGACCATGTCCAGTGCACCGCGCGGGCCCGCTCCGTCCACCGTGTGCCATACGGCAGACGCGGTGTCGTCCTCGATCCGCGCGAGGCGATCCTGCCCGCCGACCGCTCCACCTCCGTCGACTACGCGTACGCGTGGGCCGGCATCTACCACCGCAGGCTGGCCGACCGGGGCCTGCTGCACTTCACCGACGGGCTGCGCACGGCCGAGGACCGGCCGTGGATCTGGAAGCTGCACCGGGAGGCGGAATCGTTCGCCACGGTGGGTCTGCTCGGGGTGTTCTACCGGCGCGGGGTCGCCTCCTCACTGACGCAGATCGGTGACGTACGGCAGCTGGATTTCATTCGCGCGTTCGACCAGGTGGTAAGTGAAACGGCCGAGGACCGGGACGCGGATAAACTCCTCCCGAAGGCCGTGCGGACCTACTGTGCGATTATTTCCCATCATCTGGGATCCATCGAAAGGTTCGAGCCGCCAGTGGCACGGAAACTGAAGTCGATGAGTGCCGTCGCATTGCGGCGTATGCCGCAGGACGTCCTCGATGACGCCCTCGACTCCATGGACATACAGCGCGCGACGCGACTGCGCCGGCTGCGCCGCCGTCCGGCCGCCGCGGGGGTGTCCGCGTGA
- a CDS encoding DUF6716 putative glycosyltransferase, with protein MPASTEKSLRVAVLADSDTRWKWGALTANRIAPADSDIRLDGYLLRGRATPTARQLEEVGVRADSLREVTAVEFLREMAREEAAYDVLVLSLVGGGVQAMLHGLSHQWRERAATGSTKRPVVVTGYVGVVYEKLADGLLLRHGADLVLANSRQDADRFTAVYEGVGADASSVTEVALPFLGGDPYEKHDPYTVVFAAQPSVPESRKDRTYLLNRLVQHARLHPDREVLLKLRSRPGEHTTHIEEQPYQRLAERIPGGLPANLRLVYGHMGDVLDRTDLLVTVSSTAALESLHRRIPTVVLSDLGVRESLGNHHFVGSGCLASWDQLDDGHIPSPDERWVARQGVAAGSTADGGSYETAFDAARERIAALLGQGPLPGLAPYYTPVTAPGYLPGILARHHLAPDGSPLPGAPDADREPGAVRQIVRRAARGAYRHGVQRVAPVIRRMGEL; from the coding sequence GTGCCAGCAAGTACCGAGAAGTCCCTGCGAGTGGCCGTGCTCGCCGATTCCGATACCCGGTGGAAATGGGGCGCGCTCACCGCGAACCGTATCGCACCGGCCGATTCGGACATCAGGCTCGACGGCTATCTCCTGCGGGGCCGTGCGACCCCCACCGCCCGTCAGCTCGAAGAGGTCGGCGTGCGCGCCGACTCCCTGCGGGAGGTCACCGCTGTCGAGTTCCTGCGGGAGATGGCCCGCGAGGAGGCCGCGTACGACGTCCTCGTGCTGTCCCTCGTCGGGGGCGGGGTCCAGGCGATGCTGCACGGGCTGTCCCACCAGTGGCGGGAGCGCGCGGCGACGGGGAGCACGAAGCGGCCCGTGGTCGTCACCGGCTACGTCGGCGTCGTCTACGAGAAGCTCGCCGACGGCCTGCTCCTGCGGCACGGCGCGGACCTCGTCCTCGCCAACTCCCGCCAGGACGCGGACCGTTTCACGGCCGTGTACGAGGGAGTGGGCGCCGACGCCTCCTCGGTGACCGAGGTCGCCCTGCCGTTCCTCGGCGGCGACCCGTACGAGAAGCACGACCCGTACACGGTCGTCTTCGCCGCGCAGCCCTCCGTGCCGGAGAGCCGCAAGGACCGTACGTACCTGCTGAACCGGCTCGTCCAGCACGCCAGGCTGCACCCGGACCGCGAGGTCCTGCTGAAGCTGCGCTCCAGGCCGGGCGAGCACACCACGCACATCGAGGAGCAGCCCTACCAGCGCCTCGCGGAGCGGATCCCCGGCGGCCTCCCCGCCAACCTCCGCCTCGTGTACGGGCACATGGGCGACGTCCTCGACCGTACGGACCTGCTGGTCACCGTCAGTTCCACGGCGGCCCTCGAATCGCTGCACCGGCGGATCCCCACCGTGGTCCTCAGCGACCTCGGGGTTCGCGAGTCGCTCGGCAACCACCACTTCGTGGGCTCCGGCTGCCTCGCCTCCTGGGACCAGCTGGACGACGGGCACATCCCGTCGCCCGACGAGCGGTGGGTCGCCCGGCAGGGCGTCGCCGCCGGCTCCACCGCGGACGGCGGCTCCTACGAGACGGCCTTCGACGCGGCCCGCGAGCGCATCGCCGCGCTGCTCGGCCAGGGCCCGCTGCCCGGTCTCGCCCCCTACTACACGCCTGTCACCGCGCCCGGCTACCTGCCCGGCATCCTCGCCCGCCACCACCTCGCCCCGGACGGCAGTCCGCTGCCCGGCGCGCCCGACGCGGACCGGGAGCCGGGGGCCGTGCGGCAGATCGTGCGGCGCGCCGCACGCGGCGCGTACCGGCACGGGGTGCAGCGGGTGGCGCCCGTCATCCGGCGGATGGGGGAGCTGTGA
- a CDS encoding N-acylneuraminate cytidylyltransferase: MTNSEAGRLKSVPRVLAVIPARGGSKGVPAKNLLPVGGVPLVARAVRECRAARLVTDVVVSTDDQAIASAAREAGAEVVLRPAAIAGDTATSEAAVLHAMDAHEALHGSAVDAVLLVQCTSPFIIREDIDSVAGAVVENGADTALTVAPFHGFIWRDADDDPAAVDTELTRSVGGATALANTTATDGGYGVNHDKSFRPRRQDRPQDLLETGAAYCMDAAGLREHKHRFFGRTELVRTDPARVLEIDDPHDLARARALAPLFDANRPGTLPTADDIDAVVLDFDGTQTDDRVLIDSDGKEFVSVHRGDGLGIAALRRSGLKMLILSTEQNPVVAARARKLKIPVLHGIDRKDLALKQWCEEQGIAPERVLYVGNDVNDLPCFALVGWPVAVASAHDVVRGSARAVTTVPGGDGAIREIASWILGPSLDSLDK, from the coding sequence ATGACCAACTCGGAAGCGGGACGGCTCAAGTCCGTGCCCCGTGTGCTCGCGGTGATTCCCGCCCGGGGCGGGTCCAAGGGGGTGCCCGCCAAGAACCTGCTGCCCGTCGGCGGTGTGCCGCTCGTCGCCCGGGCGGTGCGCGAGTGCCGTGCGGCCCGCCTCGTCACGGACGTCGTGGTCTCCACCGACGACCAGGCGATCGCCTCCGCCGCCCGTGAGGCCGGCGCCGAGGTCGTCCTGCGGCCCGCCGCCATCGCCGGCGACACCGCGACCTCCGAGGCGGCCGTCCTGCACGCCATGGACGCCCACGAGGCCCTGCACGGCTCCGCCGTCGACGCCGTACTCCTCGTGCAGTGCACCAGCCCTTTCATCATCCGCGAGGACATCGACTCGGTGGCCGGCGCGGTCGTCGAGAACGGCGCCGACACCGCGCTGACCGTGGCGCCCTTCCACGGATTCATCTGGCGCGACGCCGACGACGACCCGGCCGCGGTCGACACCGAACTCACCCGGTCCGTCGGCGGCGCCACCGCCCTGGCCAACACCACGGCCACCGACGGGGGGTACGGCGTCAACCACGACAAGTCCTTCCGGCCGCGCCGCCAGGACCGGCCCCAGGACCTCCTGGAGACCGGCGCCGCGTACTGCATGGACGCGGCGGGCCTGCGCGAGCACAAGCACCGCTTCTTCGGCCGGACGGAACTCGTGCGGACCGACCCCGCGCGGGTCCTGGAGATCGACGACCCGCACGACCTCGCCCGCGCCCGGGCCCTCGCGCCGCTCTTCGACGCGAACCGGCCGGGCACCCTCCCGACCGCCGACGACATCGACGCGGTCGTCCTCGACTTCGACGGCACCCAGACCGACGACAGGGTGCTGATCGACTCCGACGGAAAGGAGTTCGTCTCCGTGCACCGCGGCGACGGACTCGGCATCGCGGCCCTGCGCAGGAGCGGCCTGAAGATGCTGATCCTCTCCACGGAGCAGAACCCGGTCGTCGCCGCCCGCGCACGGAAGCTCAAGATCCCCGTGCTGCACGGCATCGACCGGAAAGACCTCGCACTGAAGCAGTGGTGCGAGGAACAGGGCATCGCGCCCGAGCGCGTGCTCTACGTCGGCAACGACGTCAACGACCTCCCGTGCTTCGCCCTCGTCGGCTGGCCCGTGGCGGTCGCGAGCGCCCACGACGTCGTACGCGGCTCCGCGCGCGCGGTCACCACCGTCCCCGGTGGCGACGGCGCGATCCGAGAGATCGCCAGCTGGATCCTCGGCCCCTCTCTCGACTCCCTCGACAAGTAA
- a CDS encoding N-acetylneuraminate synthase family protein — MSSNSRLRTFGSKTAGPGHPVYVVGEIGINHNGDLENAFKLIDAAAEAGCDAVKFQKRTPEICTPRDQWDIERDTPWGRMTYIDYRHRVEFGEDEYRKIDEYSKSKNIAWFASPWDTEAVAFLEKFDVPAHKVASASLTDDELLRSLRATGRTVILSTGMSTPKQIRHAVEVLGSDNILMCHATSTYPAQAEELNLRVINTLQAEYPNVPIGYSGHETGLQTTLAAVALGAAFVERHITLDRAMWGSDQAASVEPQGLTRLVRDIRTIEASLGDGVKKVYESELGPMKKLRRVSGVVAEAEIAAAAGEPVAV, encoded by the coding sequence ATGAGCTCCAACTCCCGTCTGCGCACCTTCGGTTCCAAGACCGCGGGCCCCGGCCACCCCGTCTACGTCGTCGGCGAGATCGGCATCAACCACAACGGCGACCTGGAGAACGCGTTCAAGCTGATCGACGCCGCCGCCGAGGCCGGCTGCGACGCCGTCAAGTTCCAGAAGCGCACCCCGGAGATCTGCACCCCGCGCGACCAGTGGGACATCGAGCGCGACACCCCCTGGGGCCGGATGACCTACATCGACTACCGCCACCGCGTGGAGTTCGGCGAGGACGAGTACCGCAAGATCGACGAGTACTCCAAGTCGAAGAACATCGCCTGGTTCGCCTCCCCGTGGGACACCGAGGCCGTCGCCTTCCTGGAGAAGTTCGACGTCCCGGCCCACAAGGTCGCCTCCGCCTCCCTCACCGACGACGAGCTGCTGCGCTCGCTGCGCGCCACCGGCCGCACGGTCATCCTCTCCACCGGCATGTCGACGCCGAAGCAGATCCGCCACGCCGTCGAGGTCCTCGGCAGCGACAACATCCTGATGTGCCACGCCACGTCGACCTACCCGGCGCAGGCCGAGGAGCTCAACCTCCGCGTCATCAACACCCTCCAGGCCGAGTACCCGAACGTCCCGATCGGCTACTCCGGCCACGAGACGGGCCTGCAGACCACCCTCGCCGCGGTCGCCCTCGGCGCCGCCTTCGTCGAGCGCCACATCACCCTGGACCGCGCGATGTGGGGCTCCGACCAGGCCGCCTCCGTCGAGCCGCAGGGCCTCACCCGCCTCGTCCGTGACATCCGCACCATCGAGGCCTCCCTCGGCGACGGCGTCAAGAAGGTCTACGAGTCCGAGCTGGGCCCGATGAAGAAGCTGCGCCGCGTCTCGGGCGTCGTCGCCGAGGCGGAGATCGCGGCGGCGGCCGGCGAGCCGGTCGCGGTCTGA